The Candidatus Neomarinimicrobiota bacterium genome contains the following window.
GGCAGTTCCGGACAGCATCTCCATCACTTCTTCAACAGCTTCCAGAGCTTCATCTGTATCATATTTGATACCGCGGAGCATAAGCATGTCAGCCAGACCCAGGATTCCCAGCCCAACGCGTCTGTCACCAAGGGCATTTTTTTTCTGATCTTCCAGAGCATGACGATCAACATTATAGTCAATCACATTATCCAGATAGCGTACACTGAGGCGAATGGTGTCATTGAATTCATCCCAGAGGAAGTCACCATCGGTATTTACAAAGCGAGCCAGATTGATGGCACCCAGGTTACAAGCACCACCATCGGGGAGGGGTTGTTCGCCACATGGGTTGGTTGATACGAGCGGACTGCAATATTCAGCATTGTGATAGTCCACCATGGTATCCCAGAAAATGATTCCTGGTTCAGCACTGGCATGGGCAGCATTGATAATTTTGTCCCAGAGTCCTCGAGCACGAATGGTTTCGTATACCTTATCATTCCAGCGTAGCTCAAAATCAGTATCCAGTTCAACCGCTTCCATGAATTCATGGGTGAGGAGTACAGAAATATTTGAATATTTAACCTTGGAGAGATCCAATTTAACATCAACAAATTCGGCAATGTCTGGATGATCAACACGGAGGGTCTGCATGTTGGCTCCACGACGGCCGTGTTGTGCAATGGTGTTGGTGTTTTCACTGAACAGGTTCATAAAGCCAACTGGACCGCATGACTCGCCACCGGTTCCATCAATGGAAGATCCCTTTGGACGCAATACAGAGAGGTCATGTCCGCAACCTCCACCATATTTGTAGGTTTTGGCTTCTTGGATAATGGCATCATAGATGGCATTGATGGAGTCTTTTTTAATTCCTACGACATAACAGTTGTTTAGAGTTGTCTTGATATCTTCACGACCGGCGCCGTGCATGATGCGTCCACCAGGTACAAAACGGAAATCATGGAGGATGGTATAAAAACGATCTTCCCAGACTTCAGGTTTTTCCTCTAGGCCTGCCATTGCTTTTGCTAATCTATGCCATAAATCTTCTGGAGACTTTTCATCTGGAGCTAAATATTTATTCTGTAATACACTTTTTCCCAGCTCATCTGGACCGTAGTAGGTTTCAATATCGGATCCACTTCTAACTGTGTCGGGATTGACGATCGCATCAATCTGCAGTTCCGCATTTTGCAGAGAGGATTTGCCGAGATCGTTTTCGTTCGACTCAAATGGGAATTGTATGGTTTCGGACATGTAGGTTTGCTCCTCAGCGATTTATCTATACGTTACTGGCTTAACTACTCAAATCAAAATTAGCGGAAAAATGACAGCGAGAAGTTCTTTACCCAATTGTTTGTTGACTGGTTTGTATGGTGTCCTGCACGTGATTCGGGTCACTATTACCCAGCGTGACGAATATAGAGGGGAGACAAATTATGGCAAGAATCAATTTACATAAAACTACAAAATGTTGAGGTATTCAAATCTCAAGCGCTACATCTTGTATCTGAGAGTGAGCCCTTGTGTATCAAAGATTTAGCGAATTCTAGTGAATTCACGAGGCTGAAAAAATTAAACATTCCTCCATATTATAGAGTTCAAAATAAGTGAGAGCTCTCAAGCGCCGTTATTTGCACTTCCCTGGCATTTGATGATAGAAATGATCATAAATAGTCTAGGCAAATTTGGGGTATCTGGTATTTGACTTGCGATGTCGTCGTAAATTCTTTTAATTTCCATCGCAATTTTCAAATGCGGGTGTCGCATAGTGGTAGTGCCTCAGCTTCCCAAGCTGATGGGGGGAGTTCGATTCTCCTCACCCGCTCTCATCCTTCCAATCCAGGGAACATCATATCCACCTTTTTATCTATTCATAATTTACACAAACTGTCTAAGAGGGTATGAAGTATCAAACCAGACAAAAGACGGTAAATATCATCATGTATTAAATTAAATTATTTTAATCTTGCATTATGCGATTCAAAATCGGTAAACCAAAAATAAACAATAACTAAGGGCAATAATTAATTCATTATAATACTTGCTT
Protein-coding sequences here:
- a CDS encoding adenosylcobalamin-dependent ribonucleoside-diphosphate reductase — protein: MSETIQFPFESNENDLGKSSLQNAELQIDAIVNPDTVRSGSDIETYYGPDELGKSVLQNKYLAPDEKSPEDLWHRLAKAMAGLEEKPEVWEDRFYTILHDFRFVPGGRIMHGAGREDIKTTLNNCYVVGIKKDSINAIYDAIIQEAKTYKYGGGCGHDLSVLRPKGSSIDGTGGESCGPVGFMNLFSENTNTIAQHGRRGANMQTLRVDHPDIAEFVDVKLDLSKVKYSNISVLLTHEFMEAVELDTDFELRWNDKVYETIRARGLWDKIINAAHASAEPGIIFWDTMVDYHNAEYCSPLVSTNPCGEQPLPDGGACNLGAINLARFVNTDGDFLWDEFNDTIRLSVRYLDNVIDYNVDRHALEDQKKNALGDRRVGLGILGLADMLMLRGIKYDTDEALEAVEEVMEMLSGTAYKTSIELAKEKGSFPNYQWNGYKKSKFIKNLPEDIQDEIKTHGIRNATILTVAPTGSGAIVAQVSSGVEPIFNVSYKRRVKKNSGFGEEFDEFKVVHPTILKKYGTDENLPDSVVTAHDIDPYFRVKMQGTIQRYIDASISSTVNLPEDVDVKTVANIYQAAYKAGLKGITVYREGSRDGILISDKKDEKNAAATEVAPALDPELALNPPSLRPRLRPKDTFGVTHRIRTGEGTLYITINHDEDGLCEIFTTIGKAGGNAAAQAEAISRLISLSLRSGMDVEEIIKQLKGISGPNPVWENGQLILSTPDAIGKALEQHMSEFNKNRANSEQTFGMAESEESADDERGAHFNMVETSNGNSPKTMMTCPECGLTISHEGGCLLCHNCGYSKC